GGTATCATAACGTTAGAACCCAACTTCTAAGTAGAAGTAATTAGTATATGTTCATTTActgtagatatttttttttacagatattGATATTATGGATAATACCAGCACACTTAGGTGCATCTGGGGCAAATTATGCAAAGAACCTGCTACGTGCTGCAGTTCTTTTCCAGTACATTCCGAAGTTGTATAGACTACTACCACTTCTTGCTGGCCAAACACCTACAGGCTTCATATTTGAGTCTGCTTGGGCTAATTTTGTTATTAATCTTCTCACCTTTATGCTTGCTGGTCATGTTGTTGGCTCTTGCTGGTATCTTTTTGGTCTGCAGGTATGGCAAAAGTCTCAAACTTGTATCAGTTATTTagatataaaatcatttatgttGCTTACATTACCTCTCTTGTCCTAACCAATAAAAGATGTATAGATATGTAGTGGCTTATTGATTCTTCTCATTGCCTgcctctcttttctcttttgtaTCTTTCAGAGAGTTAACCAATGCCTACGAGATGCTTGCGGTAACTCTGATCATGAATGTAGAAATCTTATAGATTGTGGTCGTGGAGAGAGCTCTGAAGCGTTTGCTGCATGGAAAGGTAATGCAAGTGCAAGTGCTTGTTTTCAAGAGGGTGGTTTTCCTTATGGAATCTATATGAAGGCAGTCAATCTCACCAATCATACTAGCCTCTTCACAAGATATAGTTACTCTCTTTTCTGGGGTTTTCAGGTAATTCAGTTTATTACACAACTGTTCAGATAGTTTACATTGGATGGCACATGTGGAACTCTTAATGAATGTACATTGTTTACATCTCTCAAAAGCAAATCAGCACGCTTGCTGGAAACCAAGTCCCAAGTTACTTTCTTGGGGAGGTCTTCTTTACCATGGGGATTATCGGTCTGGGGCTATTGCTTTTTGCGCTTCTTATTGGTAATATGCAGAACTTCCTTCAAGCTCTTGGTCGAAGGTAAGTAACTACCGTATCACATAAGAAGATATCTCAAAGGCATGGTGGGtggtttcaaaataataaagtactccCCGGTTATTGTGTTTTGTCCATCTTAGGAATCTTGAAATGACGCTGAGACGGCGTGATGTGGAGCAATGGATGAGCCATAGAAGGTTGCCAGAAGGTATAAGAAAGTATGTGGACTATGCCTCTTAAAACTTGCTTCTCAAGTTGAAGATTTACATTGTCTTAGGTTATGTGATGTCACTATAAAGCTAAATGAATAGTTGTTTCTACATTTTCAGGAGGGTGCGAGAGGCTGAGCGGTTCAACTGGGCTGCTACTAGAGGAGTTAACGAAGAATTGCTATTTGAGAATATGCCTGATGACCTTCAAAGAGATATAAGACGACACCTCTTCATTTTTCTCAAGAAGGTTAAACATCAAAGTCTATTTCCCTCGGTGTTGGTTCTGTTTTGTCTGAAACTTGTGTGGATTGAAAATGTTGGTGGGTTTGCAGGTGAGGATATTTTCTTTGATGGATGAATCAATCTTAGATGCCATCCGTGAGAGGCTGAAACAGAGGACATACATAAGTAGTAGCACGGTCTTGCACCGTGGAGGTCTAGTTGAGaaaatggtatttatagtgagaGGTGAGATGGAGAGCATTGGTGAAGACGGTTCTGTTCTTCCTTTATCAGAAGGAGACGTTTGTGGTGAGGAGCTCCTCACTTGGTGCCTTGAACGATCTTCTGTTAATCCTGGTACATCTCTTGTTGACTCTATGTGCTCACAACTCTCAATGTTTTGGgctaaaaaacttaaaacattaCATCCTTGTAGAGTCTATGTGCTCATAACTCTCAATGTTTTGGGTTATAAACTTGAAACATTACACTGCATTTTGTAACTAATCAGTATGCTTTGGAACCTGCAGATGGGACGAGGATAAGAATTCCATCAAAGGGATTGCTAAGCTACAGAAATGTTAAGTGTGTGACAAACGTGGAGGCGTTTTCCCTGAGTGTAGCAGATCTTGAAGACGTAACAAGCTTGTTCTCGAGATTCTTAAGGAATCCTAGAGTGCAAGGAGCCATTAGGTATGAATCTCCATATTGGAGGCTACGAGCAGCTAGGCAGATTCAAGTGGCATGGAGATACCGAAGGAGACGGCTTCAGAGATTGTACACTGCTCAGTCTAGTTACAGCCTTTAGATTGTGCTCTTCATTCTTGATGATGAGGTAAGCTTGGTGCTTGTTACATTGGTGATGCTACTATATTATATGATAGCTTAATGCTTCACTTGAATTCATATTGTAAAATGTAGTTGCTTTAATAAGATCATTTTCacgtaattttatatttgaataagAATCTCATCTGTAATACCTTTCATTTTTTCCTCTACGGTTTTACATGTCTATAGATGAAGCTTGTAAGATAGGGAATTAGCAGATATTATGCTAtatgaaagttaaaaaataaaatgggaattcggccaaaaaaagcACGAACTTTACACGAATTGCCAAAATAAACATGTACTCGAGTCTGGCCAATAAAATCCTAAACTTTCGTTGACTGACCAAAATAACAAACCGTTAACCGACAGTTAAAACTGTGTTAACCCACCGTTAAATACTACCATTtagtgaaacgacgtcgtttcattcAGTTCTTTTGTTTAAGACAAAATCTTAAAATTGTTGTTGGTTGGACTCGAACCCACACACTCTTGGACTTAACAGAGGGGAGTTTTGCCACTGGACTAGTGAGacattttaaaagattagatacaaatttgtttttattgatcaaaagacGTGGATgattgaaataaaacaaaacataaccctaatttctcataaactcaaaaaattctctaaaaacttttgaaaaatctttaaatttccaaaaaattgaaaaataattatttttttataaattttattttgaaattaaaaataaactttttctttctttaaaaaatcaaaaatcttccaaaattttcttttaaaaaaaaaatccaaattttttaaaaaatcaaagaaaatgcaaaaaattaagTTACAATTATCagctaaaaattaaattttttaaaaagttgaaaattttggaagattttttttaatagaaaaataattattttagtttcaaagttaattttgtaaaaaaattattttttttttcaatttttaatttaattttaaaaaattgaaaattttggaagatttttgtttttttttaaagaaaaataattattttaatttcaaaattaattttataaaaaaattctttatttttcaatttttaatttaattttaaaaaatgaattttttgaaaatgttttgattatttaaagaaaaaaatatttctaagttcaatttgttttttacaaaatctttatttttcaatattttgtaattttaaagatcttttatgtttttagaGAACTTTTTATATTCAGTGAGTACCAAATAAAGTTAAATGTGTTTGGAACTATATTGAAAACGCCTTTAGCCCAGTGGTTAAATACATTATCATTTCACCCAAGCAACCCGAGTTCGAATCCAGGGTTCtacttgtttttattttcagatcatgtaaaacaaaaacgacgtcgtttcagtTAACGGAACAATAAACAACGTCAATTTTTTTCTGTTAAGTTGCTaacggcgtgctaaattggcaagaCAATAAAGacattgttaataaattttaaagtcAATGAAAAGTTTGGTATTTTTTTGGCCAGTCCAAAAGTTCAGGTTTATTTTGGCAATTCATGCAAAGTTCGTgatttttttggccgaattcccaaaataaaatagatagtttatcatataatttagctgtatttttttttagagttCTCTTCACTACCTATCCAATTTCTGTTAATTTTagttgaaataaaaattattgttttctaAACTAGGTAACAAATATTGTTTATGaaccaatttatttttaaaaataattaatagaaaaattAGTTATGGCATAAATGGTTGTATTTGACTATTTATaccttttttggtcaaacatttGACTATTTATACTTATTTGAGTAGATTTACAAAAATACATTGAGATTTTCTAGGCAGATTAGGCAACCTTGATTTTCACTTTGTCACGTCACATGAATCTTCTCAGCTTCTTACGAATATCATCGTAAATTTCTCCAGCACCTTAACAGAGACCCATAATTACGTAGACAAGCTTCAACATTTAGCAACACTTGGAATAAATAGTATCTTATTAAACAGAATTATTTCACTTAAATATCACTACTGAATAAAAACATTAAGCTTTATATTTGAATTTCCTAACTAAAATATCATCAAATTATCACAATTAACAAATAAAGAGTGCAATAAAATCTATCGGCGGGAAGTTGACTGAGCAGTGTATAATCTGTGAAGTCGTCTCCTTCTGTATCTCCAAGCCACTTGTATTTGCGTAGCTGCTCTTAGCCTCCAATACGGAGACTCGTATCTTATGGCCCCTAGCACTCGATGGCTCCGTAGGAATCTTGAGAACAAGCTCGTTACGTCTTCAAGATCTGCTACACTCAGCGAAAACGCCTCTACGTTTGTCACGCATCTAACACTTCTGTTGCTAACCAACCCCTTTAGCGGCAACTTTATGCTCCTCCCATCTTCAAGTTTCAAAACATATTCAGTTTCAATCTTTAATATTTCAACTTCTTAACGCAATAAATTGGAAAGTTACAAACACACAGAAACACTCACAC
The Brassica napus cultivar Da-Ae chromosome A1, Da-Ae, whole genome shotgun sequence DNA segment above includes these coding regions:
- the LOC106347444 gene encoding probable cyclic nucleotide-gated ion channel 20, chloroplastic produces the protein MASPKEKDDVPMLPISDTSRTRPFTSRSRSVSLSNTCSTIDGFDSSTVVLGYTGPLRAQRRPPLVQMSGPLSSTRTPEPLFLLPPPSDSVGISSSQPERYPSFATLEHKKSDDEFVLKHANLLRSGQLGMCNDPYCTTCPSYYNRKAAQIPSSRVSAFFDSKFHNALYDDAKGWARRFATTANRYLPGIMNPHSKFVQSWTKFFALSCLLAIFIDPLFFFLILVKQNDKCIVIDWPMAKAFVAVRSVTDILFSVNILLQFRLAYVAPESTVVGAGQLVAHPRKIARHYFRGKFLLDLFIVMPLPQILILWIIPAHLGASGANYAKNLLRAAVLFQYIPKLYRLLPLLAGQTPTGFIFESAWANFVINLLTFMLAGHVVGSCWYLFGLQRVNQCLRDACGNSDHECRNLIDCGRGESSEAFAAWKGNASASACFQEGGFPYGIYMKAVNLTNHTSLFTRYSYSLFWGFQQISTLAGNQVPSYFLGEVFFTMGIIGLGLLLFALLIGNMQNFLQALGRRNLEMTLRRRDVEQWMSHRRLPEGIRKRVREAERFNWAATRGVNEELLFENMPDDLQRDIRRHLFIFLKKVRIFSLMDESILDAIRERLKQRTYISSSTVLHRGGLVEKMVFIVRGEMESIGEDGSVLPLSEGDVCGEELLTWCLERSSVNPDGTRIRIPSKGLLSYRNVKCVTNVEAFSLSVADLEDVTSLFSRFLRNPRVQGAIRYESPYWRLRAARQIQVAWRYRRRRLQRLYTAQSSYSL